In a genomic window of Ipomoea triloba cultivar NCNSP0323 chromosome 3, ASM357664v1:
- the LOC116012642 gene encoding uncharacterized protein LOC116012642 isoform X7, whose protein sequence is MEAAAGVAAARGVSLPVSSAQASRKEWRAVSEQSLRNSTSEEMDRSKLGQSDERLIYEVQQGREPADVDFCSITIDGNLDNDLLQQRLHTVVKQREELQHMEIELRAQIITRSEIIEMRNAFDAEVKEQANANMKLQEQLRERDQKMYELERRLEEKERELHAIRLDNEAQAWAKEDLLREQNKELQTYRRERDNSEAERAQHIKQIHELQEHIQEKERQFMELQEQNRIAKETILYKDEQMREAHAWMTRAQEIDALQQAELRERAEQYNQLWLGCQRQFGEMERLHLHMQQLQIELAEARERNGTSTDSSQVSKESSKDTSQYGQNNGNKRTENGNNDASSGNSGHIPNGNAENASSLTSIGNVSTQSDLHGVPLAPSSLLGMPTFIPPGQIAALHPFLMHQQGVPPSVASQIPQSHLGHFHSGPAIPSIQQWPNQQVASEGGSQMSSYSSHSQYPLQTESTLLRSESSYEYETSVNGKVAHSEIEQKDTVGASSEVGQQSVGENYLPSPQTQQALQHISTQFHDALKLDPLGHNEFQGKNLKPSVNHELESGEVSSAANKSSSEVPDQTSYSNDKVTDATKSAAMPERLVSVGQKNAYAVGKAAEPALLEEQALLACIVRTIPPGSSGRIRISTTLPNRLGKMLSPLHWHDYKRKYGKLDEFVASRPELFVIDGDYIQLREGAQEIIAATAAAAKVAAAAAATSSYPSRLPSVAVTPMAQPQRLKTSSLEPTSGKDKVRAFLKNSITGGAVKFPGNQIG, encoded by the exons ATGGAAGCCGCGGCTGGTGTTGCCGCTGCACGCGGCGTTTCTCTCCCAGTCTCCTCGGCTCAGGCTTCTCGCAAGGAATGGCGCGCTGTCTCTGAGCAATCTCTGAGGAATTCCACTAGCGAG GAGATGGATCGTTCGAAGTTAGGGCAGTCGGATGAAAGGTTGATATACgag GTACAGCAGGGGAGAGAGCCTGCTGATGTGGACTTTTGTTCAATTACTATTGATGGAAACTTGGACAATGATCTTCTGCAGCAGAGACTTCATACTGTTGTGAAACAAAGAGAGGAGCTGCAGCATATGGAGATTGAGCTCCGGGCTCAAATCATTACAAGATCAGAGATTATTGAAATGCGGAATGCTTTTGATGCTGAAGTCAAAGAACAGGCAAATGCCAATATGAAGCTTCAG GAGCAACTGCGTGAAAGGGACCAGAAGATGTATGAGTTGGAAAGAAGACTGGAAGAGAAAGAAAGGGAGTTGCACGCAATAAGATTGGACAATGAAGCG CAGGCTTGGGCTAAAGAAGATCTATTGAGAGAACAAAACAAAGAATTGCAAACTTACAG GAGAGAGAGGGACAACTCTGAAGCTGAAAGAGCTCAGCATATTAAACAAATTCATGAACTTCAGGAACATATTCAAGAGAAAGAACGTCAGTTTATGGAATTGCAAGAACAG AACAGAATTGCAAAGGAAACCATTCTTTACAAAGACGAACAGATGAGGGAGGCCCATGCTTGGATGACTCGTGCTCAGGAGATCGATGCCTTGCAACAAGCTGAACTACGTGAACGAGCTGAACAATATAATCAGCTTTGGCTTGGTTGTCAGAGACAG TTTGGCGAGATGGAGCGCCTACATTTGCATATGCAACAGCTCCAAATAGAACTGGCTGAGGCAAGAGAAAGGAATGGTACTTCGACTGATAGTTCTCAAGTCTCAAAGGAATCTTCAAAAGATACTTCTCAGTATGGGCAGAACAATGGCAACAAACGTACTGAGAATGGTAATAATGATGCCTCTAGTGGAAACTCTGGACACATACCAAATGGAAATGCCGAAAATGCTTCATCATTAACTTCTATTGGGAATGTGTCAACTCAG AGTGATCTCCATGGTGTTCCACTTGCTCCTTCATCTTTACTTGGGATGCCAACCTTCATTCCACCAGGTCAAATTGCTGCGCTGCATCCATTTTTAATGCATCAACAGGGAGTCCCTCCTTCTGTTGCTTCACAGATTCCTCAGTCTCATCTTGGGCACTTCCATTCTGGACCTGCAATACCGTCTATCCAACAGTGGCCCAACCAACAG GTTGCATCTGAGGGTGGTTCGCAGATGTCTAGTTACTCTAGTCACAGTCAATATCCTCTTCAAACTGAATCAACCTTGTTGAGATCAGAGTCTAGTTATGAGTATGAAACATCTGTCAATGGGAAAGTCGCTCATTCAGAAATTGAACAAAAGGATACTGTGGGAGCTTCAAGTGAAGTGGGGCAGCAG TCTGTAGGTGAAAACTACCTCCCTAGTCCCCAAAcccagcaggcattgcagcatatCTCTACACAATTTCATGATGCTCTGAAGCTTGATCCTCTTGGGCACAATGAATTCCAG GGGAAGAATTTGAAACCTTCGGTTAATCATGAGCTAGAATCTGGAGAAGTTAGTTCTGCTGCAAATAAGTCATCATCAGAAGTTCCAGATCAGACTAGTTATTCAAATGATAAAGTAACAGATGCCACCAAGAGTGCTGCTATGCCTGAAAGATTAGTTTCCGTGGGTCAGAAAAATGCATATGCTGTTGGGAAGGCAGCAGAACCTGCTCTACTTGAAGAACAAGCATTACTGGCTTGCATAGTTCGCACAATTCCACCTGGTTCTAGTGGTAGAATTAGGATTAGTACAACG CTCCCAAATAGGCTTGGGAAAATGCTTTCTCCCCTTCATTGGCATGATTACAAGAGGAAGTATGGGAAACTTGATGAATTTGTAGCAAGTCGTCCTGAA TTATTTGTGATCGATGGAGACTACATTCAACTTCGAGAAGGTGCTCAAGAAATAATAGCAGCCACAGCAGCTGCAGCTAAAGTTGCTGCGGCAGCTGCAGCCACATCATCTTATCCATCACGATTACCTTCTGTTGCTGTTACTCCCATGGCTCAGCCACAGAGGTTGAAGACATCCTCACTTGAACCCACTTCTGGGAAG GACAAAGTTCGGGCCTTTTTAAAGAATTCTATTACTGGTGGAGCTGTCAAATTTCCGGGCAATCAAATTGGATGA
- the LOC116012642 gene encoding uncharacterized protein LOC116012642 isoform X3, with protein MEAAAGVAAARGVSLPVSSAQASRKEWRAVSEQSLRNSTSEEMDRSKLGQSDERLIYEQGREPADVDFCSITIDGNLDNDLLQQRLHTVVKQREELQHMEIELRAQIITRSEIIEMRNAFDAEVKEQANANMKLQEQLRERDQKMYELERRLEEKERELHAIRLDNEAQAWAKEDLLREQNKELQTYRRERDNSEAERAQHIKQIHELQEHIQEKERQFMELQEQNRIAKETILYKDEQMREAHAWMTRAQEIDALQQAELRERAEQYNQLWLGCQRQFGEMERLHLHMQQLQIELAEARERNGTSTDSSQVSKESSKDTSQYGQNNGNKRTENGNNDASSGNSGHIPNGNAENASSLTSIGNVSTQSDLHGVPLAPSSLLGMPTFIPPGQIAALHPFLMHQQGVPPSVASQIPQSHLGHFHSGPAIPSIQQWPNQQVASEGGSQMSSYSSHSQYPLQTESTLLRSESSYEYETSVNGKVAHSEIEQKDTVGASSEVGQQSVGENYLPSPQTQQALQHISTQFHDALKLDPLGHNEFQGKNLKPSVNHELESGEVSSAANKSSSEVPDQTSYSNDKVTDATKSAAMPERLVSVGQKNAYAVGKAAEPALLEEQALLACIVRTIPPGSSGRIRISTTLPNRLGKMLSPLHWHDYKRKYGKLDEFVASRPELFVIDGDYIQLREGAQEIIAATAAAAKVAAAAAATSSYPSRLPSVAVTPMAQPQRLKTSSLEPTSGKVEKVADNISQFRAMQNQHSNGASPFNVTGGISNVKILMKPKNPTELNASGAKAAPLVQFSLSNGINSDKNDLTSSPRKGSGGPGPSLVGKQQDRIIGFPSSTRR; from the exons ATGGAAGCCGCGGCTGGTGTTGCCGCTGCACGCGGCGTTTCTCTCCCAGTCTCCTCGGCTCAGGCTTCTCGCAAGGAATGGCGCGCTGTCTCTGAGCAATCTCTGAGGAATTCCACTAGCGAG GAGATGGATCGTTCGAAGTTAGGGCAGTCGGATGAAAGGTTGATATACgag CAGGGGAGAGAGCCTGCTGATGTGGACTTTTGTTCAATTACTATTGATGGAAACTTGGACAATGATCTTCTGCAGCAGAGACTTCATACTGTTGTGAAACAAAGAGAGGAGCTGCAGCATATGGAGATTGAGCTCCGGGCTCAAATCATTACAAGATCAGAGATTATTGAAATGCGGAATGCTTTTGATGCTGAAGTCAAAGAACAGGCAAATGCCAATATGAAGCTTCAG GAGCAACTGCGTGAAAGGGACCAGAAGATGTATGAGTTGGAAAGAAGACTGGAAGAGAAAGAAAGGGAGTTGCACGCAATAAGATTGGACAATGAAGCG CAGGCTTGGGCTAAAGAAGATCTATTGAGAGAACAAAACAAAGAATTGCAAACTTACAG GAGAGAGAGGGACAACTCTGAAGCTGAAAGAGCTCAGCATATTAAACAAATTCATGAACTTCAGGAACATATTCAAGAGAAAGAACGTCAGTTTATGGAATTGCAAGAACAG AACAGAATTGCAAAGGAAACCATTCTTTACAAAGACGAACAGATGAGGGAGGCCCATGCTTGGATGACTCGTGCTCAGGAGATCGATGCCTTGCAACAAGCTGAACTACGTGAACGAGCTGAACAATATAATCAGCTTTGGCTTGGTTGTCAGAGACAG TTTGGCGAGATGGAGCGCCTACATTTGCATATGCAACAGCTCCAAATAGAACTGGCTGAGGCAAGAGAAAGGAATGGTACTTCGACTGATAGTTCTCAAGTCTCAAAGGAATCTTCAAAAGATACTTCTCAGTATGGGCAGAACAATGGCAACAAACGTACTGAGAATGGTAATAATGATGCCTCTAGTGGAAACTCTGGACACATACCAAATGGAAATGCCGAAAATGCTTCATCATTAACTTCTATTGGGAATGTGTCAACTCAG AGTGATCTCCATGGTGTTCCACTTGCTCCTTCATCTTTACTTGGGATGCCAACCTTCATTCCACCAGGTCAAATTGCTGCGCTGCATCCATTTTTAATGCATCAACAGGGAGTCCCTCCTTCTGTTGCTTCACAGATTCCTCAGTCTCATCTTGGGCACTTCCATTCTGGACCTGCAATACCGTCTATCCAACAGTGGCCCAACCAACAG GTTGCATCTGAGGGTGGTTCGCAGATGTCTAGTTACTCTAGTCACAGTCAATATCCTCTTCAAACTGAATCAACCTTGTTGAGATCAGAGTCTAGTTATGAGTATGAAACATCTGTCAATGGGAAAGTCGCTCATTCAGAAATTGAACAAAAGGATACTGTGGGAGCTTCAAGTGAAGTGGGGCAGCAG TCTGTAGGTGAAAACTACCTCCCTAGTCCCCAAAcccagcaggcattgcagcatatCTCTACACAATTTCATGATGCTCTGAAGCTTGATCCTCTTGGGCACAATGAATTCCAG GGGAAGAATTTGAAACCTTCGGTTAATCATGAGCTAGAATCTGGAGAAGTTAGTTCTGCTGCAAATAAGTCATCATCAGAAGTTCCAGATCAGACTAGTTATTCAAATGATAAAGTAACAGATGCCACCAAGAGTGCTGCTATGCCTGAAAGATTAGTTTCCGTGGGTCAGAAAAATGCATATGCTGTTGGGAAGGCAGCAGAACCTGCTCTACTTGAAGAACAAGCATTACTGGCTTGCATAGTTCGCACAATTCCACCTGGTTCTAGTGGTAGAATTAGGATTAGTACAACG CTCCCAAATAGGCTTGGGAAAATGCTTTCTCCCCTTCATTGGCATGATTACAAGAGGAAGTATGGGAAACTTGATGAATTTGTAGCAAGTCGTCCTGAA TTATTTGTGATCGATGGAGACTACATTCAACTTCGAGAAGGTGCTCAAGAAATAATAGCAGCCACAGCAGCTGCAGCTAAAGTTGCTGCGGCAGCTGCAGCCACATCATCTTATCCATCACGATTACCTTCTGTTGCTGTTACTCCCATGGCTCAGCCACAGAGGTTGAAGACATCCTCACTTGAACCCACTTCTGGGAAGGTAGAGAAAGTTGCTGATAACATTTCTCAGTTTAGGGCAATGCAAAATCAGCACTCCAATGGTGCTTCTCCTTTCAATGTTACTGGAGGCATCTCAAATGTGAAGATTTTAATGAAACCTAAAAATCCGACAGAGCTGAATGCCTCTGGAGCTAAAGCAGCACCCTTGGTACAATTTTCTTTGAGtaatggaattaactctgaTAAAAATGATTTAACCAGTTCTCCCAGAAAGGGTTCAGGGGGGCCTGGCCCAAGTTTAGTTGGCAAACAGCAAGACAG GATCATTGGGTTTCCATCAAGCACTAGAAGATA G
- the LOC116012642 gene encoding uncharacterized protein LOC116012642 isoform X4 produces MEAAAGVAAARGVSLPVSSAQASRKEWRAVSEQSLRNSTSEEMDRSKLGQSDERLIYEGREPADVDFCSITIDGNLDNDLLQQRLHTVVKQREELQHMEIELRAQIITRSEIIEMRNAFDAEVKEQANANMKLQEQLRERDQKMYELERRLEEKERELHAIRLDNEAQAWAKEDLLREQNKELQTYRRERDNSEAERAQHIKQIHELQEHIQEKERQFMELQEQNRIAKETILYKDEQMREAHAWMTRAQEIDALQQAELRERAEQYNQLWLGCQRQFGEMERLHLHMQQLQIELAEARERNGTSTDSSQVSKESSKDTSQYGQNNGNKRTENGNNDASSGNSGHIPNGNAENASSLTSIGNVSTQSDLHGVPLAPSSLLGMPTFIPPGQIAALHPFLMHQQGVPPSVASQIPQSHLGHFHSGPAIPSIQQWPNQQVASEGGSQMSSYSSHSQYPLQTESTLLRSESSYEYETSVNGKVAHSEIEQKDTVGASSEVGQQSVGENYLPSPQTQQALQHISTQFHDALKLDPLGHNEFQGKNLKPSVNHELESGEVSSAANKSSSEVPDQTSYSNDKVTDATKSAAMPERLVSVGQKNAYAVGKAAEPALLEEQALLACIVRTIPPGSSGRIRISTTLPNRLGKMLSPLHWHDYKRKYGKLDEFVASRPELFVIDGDYIQLREGAQEIIAATAAAAKVAAAAAATSSYPSRLPSVAVTPMAQPQRLKTSSLEPTSGKVEKVADNISQFRAMQNQHSNGASPFNVTGGISNVKILMKPKNPTELNASGAKAAPLVQFSLSNGINSDKNDLTSSPRKGSGGPGPSLVGKQQDRIIGFPSSTRR; encoded by the exons ATGGAAGCCGCGGCTGGTGTTGCCGCTGCACGCGGCGTTTCTCTCCCAGTCTCCTCGGCTCAGGCTTCTCGCAAGGAATGGCGCGCTGTCTCTGAGCAATCTCTGAGGAATTCCACTAGCGAG GAGATGGATCGTTCGAAGTTAGGGCAGTCGGATGAAAGGTTGATATACgag GGGAGAGAGCCTGCTGATGTGGACTTTTGTTCAATTACTATTGATGGAAACTTGGACAATGATCTTCTGCAGCAGAGACTTCATACTGTTGTGAAACAAAGAGAGGAGCTGCAGCATATGGAGATTGAGCTCCGGGCTCAAATCATTACAAGATCAGAGATTATTGAAATGCGGAATGCTTTTGATGCTGAAGTCAAAGAACAGGCAAATGCCAATATGAAGCTTCAG GAGCAACTGCGTGAAAGGGACCAGAAGATGTATGAGTTGGAAAGAAGACTGGAAGAGAAAGAAAGGGAGTTGCACGCAATAAGATTGGACAATGAAGCG CAGGCTTGGGCTAAAGAAGATCTATTGAGAGAACAAAACAAAGAATTGCAAACTTACAG GAGAGAGAGGGACAACTCTGAAGCTGAAAGAGCTCAGCATATTAAACAAATTCATGAACTTCAGGAACATATTCAAGAGAAAGAACGTCAGTTTATGGAATTGCAAGAACAG AACAGAATTGCAAAGGAAACCATTCTTTACAAAGACGAACAGATGAGGGAGGCCCATGCTTGGATGACTCGTGCTCAGGAGATCGATGCCTTGCAACAAGCTGAACTACGTGAACGAGCTGAACAATATAATCAGCTTTGGCTTGGTTGTCAGAGACAG TTTGGCGAGATGGAGCGCCTACATTTGCATATGCAACAGCTCCAAATAGAACTGGCTGAGGCAAGAGAAAGGAATGGTACTTCGACTGATAGTTCTCAAGTCTCAAAGGAATCTTCAAAAGATACTTCTCAGTATGGGCAGAACAATGGCAACAAACGTACTGAGAATGGTAATAATGATGCCTCTAGTGGAAACTCTGGACACATACCAAATGGAAATGCCGAAAATGCTTCATCATTAACTTCTATTGGGAATGTGTCAACTCAG AGTGATCTCCATGGTGTTCCACTTGCTCCTTCATCTTTACTTGGGATGCCAACCTTCATTCCACCAGGTCAAATTGCTGCGCTGCATCCATTTTTAATGCATCAACAGGGAGTCCCTCCTTCTGTTGCTTCACAGATTCCTCAGTCTCATCTTGGGCACTTCCATTCTGGACCTGCAATACCGTCTATCCAACAGTGGCCCAACCAACAG GTTGCATCTGAGGGTGGTTCGCAGATGTCTAGTTACTCTAGTCACAGTCAATATCCTCTTCAAACTGAATCAACCTTGTTGAGATCAGAGTCTAGTTATGAGTATGAAACATCTGTCAATGGGAAAGTCGCTCATTCAGAAATTGAACAAAAGGATACTGTGGGAGCTTCAAGTGAAGTGGGGCAGCAG TCTGTAGGTGAAAACTACCTCCCTAGTCCCCAAAcccagcaggcattgcagcatatCTCTACACAATTTCATGATGCTCTGAAGCTTGATCCTCTTGGGCACAATGAATTCCAG GGGAAGAATTTGAAACCTTCGGTTAATCATGAGCTAGAATCTGGAGAAGTTAGTTCTGCTGCAAATAAGTCATCATCAGAAGTTCCAGATCAGACTAGTTATTCAAATGATAAAGTAACAGATGCCACCAAGAGTGCTGCTATGCCTGAAAGATTAGTTTCCGTGGGTCAGAAAAATGCATATGCTGTTGGGAAGGCAGCAGAACCTGCTCTACTTGAAGAACAAGCATTACTGGCTTGCATAGTTCGCACAATTCCACCTGGTTCTAGTGGTAGAATTAGGATTAGTACAACG CTCCCAAATAGGCTTGGGAAAATGCTTTCTCCCCTTCATTGGCATGATTACAAGAGGAAGTATGGGAAACTTGATGAATTTGTAGCAAGTCGTCCTGAA TTATTTGTGATCGATGGAGACTACATTCAACTTCGAGAAGGTGCTCAAGAAATAATAGCAGCCACAGCAGCTGCAGCTAAAGTTGCTGCGGCAGCTGCAGCCACATCATCTTATCCATCACGATTACCTTCTGTTGCTGTTACTCCCATGGCTCAGCCACAGAGGTTGAAGACATCCTCACTTGAACCCACTTCTGGGAAGGTAGAGAAAGTTGCTGATAACATTTCTCAGTTTAGGGCAATGCAAAATCAGCACTCCAATGGTGCTTCTCCTTTCAATGTTACTGGAGGCATCTCAAATGTGAAGATTTTAATGAAACCTAAAAATCCGACAGAGCTGAATGCCTCTGGAGCTAAAGCAGCACCCTTGGTACAATTTTCTTTGAGtaatggaattaactctgaTAAAAATGATTTAACCAGTTCTCCCAGAAAGGGTTCAGGGGGGCCTGGCCCAAGTTTAGTTGGCAAACAGCAAGACAG GATCATTGGGTTTCCATCAAGCACTAGAAGATA G